The following are encoded together in the Streptomyces rapamycinicus NRRL 5491 genome:
- a CDS encoding rhamnulokinase, whose product MPATEHRFAAVDLGASSGRVIVGEVAPERLTLHEAHRFPNQPTRVLGTLHWDILSLHQGVLNGLKAASAHTGDGLTSIGIDTWAVDYGLLAGDGTLLANPVHYRDARTTGAAERVAAALPPRALYAATGIQHLPFNTIYQLMAAQGTPALTAAHRLLLIPDLISYWLTGELGTELTNASTTQLIDPRTRDWAAPVAEALGIDLSLFPPLRRPGDPAGTLRQDVLTETGITHPLPVTAVGSHDTASAVVGVPATTPDFAYIATGTWSLAGLELDAPVLTEESRAANFTNELGVDGTVRYLRNIMGLWMLQECIRTWTAEKTQTPQTTATDLTALLQAAAQATPLRSVVDAGDPAFIAPHHMPDRIADACRRTGQPVPRTPAETTRCVLDSLALAHRRAIEDATRLSGRRVSAVHIVGGGVHNTLLCQLTADACGLPVIAGPAEAAALGNVLVQARTAGAITGGLPELRALLHSTQPLRQYEPTGDHSAWDRAAARLGDAQVTRAATGQARAATGQGDEEEPCA is encoded by the coding sequence GTGCCCGCCACAGAACACCGCTTCGCCGCCGTAGACCTCGGTGCGTCCAGCGGCCGCGTCATCGTCGGGGAGGTCGCCCCCGAACGGCTGACCCTCCACGAGGCGCACCGCTTCCCCAACCAGCCAACCCGCGTCCTGGGCACCCTGCACTGGGACATCCTGTCGCTCCACCAGGGCGTCCTGAACGGCCTCAAGGCAGCTTCCGCGCATACGGGCGACGGCCTGACCAGCATCGGCATCGACACCTGGGCCGTGGACTACGGCCTGCTCGCCGGCGACGGCACCCTGCTCGCCAACCCCGTCCACTACCGCGACGCCCGCACCACCGGCGCCGCCGAAAGGGTCGCGGCCGCGCTCCCGCCCCGAGCCCTCTACGCCGCCACCGGCATCCAACACCTCCCCTTCAACACCATCTACCAGCTCATGGCGGCGCAGGGCACCCCCGCCCTCACCGCCGCCCACCGCCTCCTCCTCATCCCCGACCTCATCTCGTACTGGCTGACCGGCGAGCTGGGCACCGAGCTGACCAACGCCTCCACCACCCAGCTGATCGACCCCCGCACCCGCGACTGGGCCGCCCCGGTGGCGGAGGCCCTGGGCATCGACCTCTCGCTCTTCCCTCCCCTGCGCCGCCCCGGCGACCCCGCCGGAACCCTGCGCCAGGACGTTCTCACCGAGACGGGCATAACGCACCCCCTCCCCGTCACCGCCGTCGGCTCGCACGACACCGCGTCCGCCGTAGTCGGGGTCCCGGCCACCACACCCGACTTCGCGTACATCGCCACCGGCACCTGGTCGCTCGCCGGGCTCGAGCTGGACGCGCCGGTGCTCACGGAGGAGAGCCGCGCGGCCAACTTCACCAATGAGCTGGGCGTGGACGGCACGGTCCGCTATCTGCGCAACATCATGGGCCTGTGGATGCTCCAGGAGTGCATCCGCACCTGGACCGCGGAAAAAACGCAAACCCCCCAAACCACCGCCACAGACCTCACCGCCCTACTACAAGCCGCGGCCCAAGCCACCCCCCTCCGCTCAGTCGTCGACGCCGGCGACCCCGCCTTCATCGCCCCCCACCACATGCCCGACCGCATCGCCGACGCCTGCCGCCGCACCGGTCAGCCCGTCCCCCGCACCCCGGCCGAGACCACCCGCTGCGTCCTTGACTCCCTCGCCCTGGCCCACCGCCGCGCGATCGAGGACGCCACCCGGCTGTCCGGCCGCAGGGTCAGCGCCGTGCACATCGTGGGCGGCGGTGTGCACAACACGCTGTTGTGCCAGCTCACCGCCGATGCCTGCGGCCTCCCCGTGATCGCGGGCCCGGCCGAGGCGGCGGCCCTTGGAAACGTACTGGTCCAGGCCCGGACGGCGGGAGCGATCACCGGCGGCCTGCCCGAGTTGCGCGCCCTGCTTCACAGCACCCAGCCACTGAGGCAGTATGAGCCCACAGGTGATCATTCGGCGTGGGACCGGGCAGCCG